CCGCCAAGCAATTGTTTCTTGAACACAGGTTTCATACTAAGTTCTCCTTCAGGGTCATTGGCAAGTTCGAAAAAATACATCCCACACACGTGCGTCAAAATCGAGTACATCCAACCTAGGGTCACAATGGGTGGTCGCTTCGAACACACCCTCTGTAAACCGTTTACGAGCGTTGCCGCTCATGCAGTCACTTCCGCTGAGTGCGCTGCATCCATCCAGCCTCGCGACTGTATGTCCTTGAGGGTCGCATCCAGACAGATGCGCACCCGATTTATCAGTTCGTCAATGTCCGACTTGGTGCATACCAAAGGTGGCGCGATGATCATCCGATCGCCCACCGCACGCATGATCAGTCCATTGGCAAAGCAGTGATCGCGACAAATCATGCCCACTTCCAGCGATGCATCAAAGGGCTGCTTTTCGGCCTTGTCCTTCATCAACACGAATCCGCCAACCATGCCGAATGTCTCGGGCGCCGCGACCAACGGGTGGTCGGACAATTCGGCAAACCGCTCGGCAAGGTAAGGACCGGTTACCTCATGAACCCGCTCCACCAGCCCTTCGCGTTCAATAATATCCAAATTGGCCAGTGCCACAGCACAGGCGACGGGGTGCCCGGAATAGGTATAGCCGTGGTTGAACTCGCCGCCTTTCTCGATAAGCACCTCGGCCACCCGCTTGCCGACCACGACGCCACCGAGCGGTATATACCCAGAAGTCACGCCCTTGGCAAAGGTAATCAGATCCGGTTTCGCGCCCATCATCTCCGAACTGAACCACGCACCCAGCCGCCCGAAGCCGCAGATGACCTCATCACAGATCAGCAGAATCCCGTACTTGTCGCAGATCCGCTGAATCTCGGGCCAATAGGTTTTCGGTGGGATGATCACACCACCGGCTCCCTGCACCGGCTCGCCGATGAACGCTGCGACCTTTTCCGGGCCGACTTCGAGAATCTTCTGCTCCAGCCAACCTGCCGCTTCGATACCGAAAGCATCCTTGTCTTGATCCGGCGCCAGATCGAAGTGGTAAGGCTGCTCGATGTGCTCGATGCCCGGCACCGGCAAGCCACCCTGCGCATGCATGCCCGTCATGCCGCCGAGCGAGGAACCGCACACCGTCGAGCCGTGGTAAGCGTTTTTCCGGCTGATGATGATACTGCGCTCCGGATGACCGAGCGTTGCCCAATAATGGCGCACCATGCGCACATTTGTGTCATTCGATTCCGATCCGGAAGAGCTGAAAAACACATGGGAGAAACGGTCCCCGGCTAAGCTCACAATACGCTCGGCCAATTTTGTCGCAGGCTCGTTGGTCGTCTGGAAAAAACTGTTGTAATACGGCAGCACCTGCATCTGTTGCGCGGCGGCATCTACGAGTTCCTTGCGACCGTAACCCACGTTGACACACCACAATCCGGACATGCCATCGAAAATTTTATTGCCCTCGGAATCCCAGACATACACGCCTTCGCCACGGGTGATCACCCTCGCCCCTTTATTCGCCAGTGATTTATGGTTCGTAAAAGGATGCATGTAATGTGCCGAATCCAGTGCTTGAATTTCATCGGTCTTTGCACGGGTTGGTGCCGACATGGTGTTCTCCTCGTTTTGACTCTGTTTAATCAAGTTCAAATTAAACGTGCATCAACAGATGCTCGCGTTCCCACGGGCTGATGACACGCATGAATTCCTCATGCTCGGTTTCTTTAACCGCCACATAAACATCAATAAAGTTGTCACCCAGCACTTCACGCAGCGGCTTGGATGCATCCAATTGGCGCAGAGCTTCCGAGAGCTCTCTGGGCAATTGATAGTTCGAGTCATAAGCACTGCCGGTTGTCACGGCGCTTGGCTGTAATTTCTCGACTATGCCGAGATAACCACAGGCAAGCGTGACCGCCATAGCCAAATAAGGATTGGCATCGGCACCCACGACCCGGTTTTCGACCCGGCGTGCTTCCGGCCCGGAATGCGGCACGCGGATGCCGACGGTGCGGTTGTCGTAACCCCACTCGATGTTGATGGGTGCGGCACCACCGCGCACGATGCGTCGATACGAGTTCACATAAGGCGCCAGCAGGGCCATGGCGGCGGGCAGGTATTTTTGCAGACCGGCGATGTACTGCTGGAACAATGGCGATTCACTGCCATCCGGATTGCTGAAAATATTCTGGCCGGTACCGGTATCGAGGACGCTCTGATGGATATGCATGGCCGAGCCGGGCTCGTTGGCCATCGGCTTGGCCATGAAGGTGGCATACATGTTGTGACGCAGTGCCGCTTCACGCAGCGTGCGCTTGAAGAAGAACACCTTGTCGGCAAGAACCATGGGGTCGTCGTGCAGGAAATTGATTTCCATCTGACCGGCACCGAATTCGTGAATCAGCGTATCGAGTTCCAGCCCCATGATGTCGCAGTACTCGTAGATTTCCTCGAACAGCGGATCGAATTCATTCACCGCATCGATGCTGTACAGCTGACGACTGGTTTCCGCGCGGCCACTGCGGCCGATCGGCGGCACCAGCGGTTGGTTGGGATCGGTATTTCGCGCCAACAGGTAGAACTCCAACTCGGGGGCCACGATCGGCGACCAGCCCATGCTTTTGTACAACTCGGTCACCTTGCGCAGCACGTTGCGTGGCGCAAAGTCCACCGGGGTGCCATCGTGGAACAGGCAATCCATGATCACCTGAGCCGTGGGATCAACCGCCCAGGGCACCAAACGAACCGTGCCGGGGTCGGGAACCAGCACCATATCCTTGTCGGTAAAGCCGAATACATTGTCGTAAGCCGGCCGGTTTTCGGGTGATTCACCGGTCACCGTCACACCCAAAACCGCTTCGGGGAGACGCATGGCGCGCTCGGCTGTAAACTTTTCCCGCGGCAGGATCTTGCCGCGCGCCACGCCGGTGAGATCGGGAACAAGACACTCGATTTCCGTGACATTGTGCGCGGCCAGCCACTGGTCCATATCCTTGTGAGAAAAGTCTTTACGCTCAATCATATCGTTCTCCGTTTAATCCGTTTTATCACTTGGCCGAGCGTGAGGCAGCGCGCTCACGACAAGCTGCGCCAAAAACGCGAAATATCGACAAATAAGGCGGGTTGTTCAGCACATCCCACTCCGGGTGCCACTGTACCGCCAGCGCGAATGCTTTCGCATCGGAAATACGGATCGCCTCGATCAGGCCGTCGGGTGCATAGGCCTCGGCGACCAGCCCCGAGCCAAGCCGCGCAATACCCTGACCGTGGAGCGAATTGACCATGAACTCGCTGCGCCCCGTAATCTCGGCCAGCAGACCGCCGGGCACGGTAGACACGAGATGCCGAGGGCCGTACTGCTCTTGGGCCACCGGGCTATCGACTTCCCGGTGGTCGGCAAACCCTTCGGTGTCATGCACGGCCTGATGCAGGCTACCGCCAAATGCCACGTTGATTTCCTGAAACCCGCGACAAATTCCCAACAAGGGAACACCCGACGTCACGGCGGCATCGATTAATCGCAGGGTCGTGCTGTCACGCGCTGGATCAAGCGGCAGGGATGGATTCAGCACATCTTCGCCAAAATGGGATGGGTGCACATTGGATATCGCGCCCGGCAACAGGATGCCATCGGCCAATGCAATCAAGGCTTCAAGTTCACTGTTCGAACCCAGAGCGGGGATCGCCAGCGGCACCGCTTGCGCCGCCTCGGCAACCGCCGCAACGTATTTATGACCGACGGCATGAAACGTTTGACCGTCGATCTGTCTCATATCTGCGGCCATCAGAACGACCGGCTTACTGCGGTAAATCATTTATCCGACACCCTCTTAATTGGTACTGACCGGCCATTCTAAGCGTCTAATGGCACCCTGTGTGCACCAAAGCAAACCAAAAGACTAAATTCGAAAAATAAATATATAAATCAGAAACATATGTATTTATTTTTCAAATAATTTTCACATAAACACCTATAATGGGTTTATTCTTATACCAGAAAGGCAAACCAACAAGAGCCATTTGCTTGTTCTGCGTAGAACCACTTTAAACGAGGAGACGGGCCGTGGAATCTTTAACCATTTCGGAATGGTTGCTCACCGAGCTCAAACAAGGGCGATTTCCACCACGGATGCCGTCACATCGACGTGTCTACGAAGCCATTCGTCGCGCCATTGCCACGCAGCATCTCACGCCCGGCGCCCGATTGCCGTCTACACGCAGTCTGGCGGAAGAGCTCAGTCTGTCCCGAAACACCCTGCTGGCCGCATTCGAGCAACTGCATGAAGAAGGTTATGTCGTGTCACGGATCGGTAGTGGTACGCGCGTTGCCGCCACGTTACCGGAAAGCTTTGTCCCAATGCGGGCGTCCGGCGCAACAACAGATGCCGAGCCGCCAATGAACACGTCGGGAAGGAACACGTCGGGCCTGTCCAAACGAGGTGCCATCGTCGCCGGGCCATCGGATCAACCCAGTTATGAGGTGCAACCTTTTACGCCAGGTGAGGATGATTTCTCTGCTTTCCCGACCCAGATCTGGCGTCGCCTGCTCAACCGCCAATGGCGCGATCCTCAGCCCGCCTTTCTGGACTACGGCCATGCCGGGGGCCATTTGCCGCTTCGGCACGCCATTGCCAACTATCTGCGCATGTCCCGCACCGTCAATTTGACGGTGGAACAGGTGCTGATCACCTCGGGCACACAGCAATCTATCGACCTGTGTGCCCGCATGCTTACCGATTACGGGGACCGCGTATGGGTAGAAAATCCCTGCTACTGGGGCGCGCGACGCGTGCTTGAGGTCAACGGCCTGTCACTTCACCCGGTCCCTGTAGATGATGAAGGAATGGCACCAGGCAACACCGATTTTCGAAATCCACCGCGTCTGATCTACACCACGCCATCCCACCAATACCCCAAGGGCGTTGCCATGAGTTATGGACGTCGCCGCCTGCTTCTGGATTACGCTGCCAGCCGTGGGGCATGGATTCTCGAGGATGACTACGACAGTGAATTCCGCTTCGAAGGGCGTCCGCTGTCCTCATTGCAAGGCATGGATCAGAGCGGCTGCGTGCTGTATATGGGTACCTTTTCCAAGGTGATGTATCCCGGCATCAAACTGGGCTACATCGTGGTGCCGCCCGAACTGGCAGAACGCTTCAAACGCGGGCTGTATGAACTGCAACGCCCCGGTCAGGTCGTGATTCAGGCGGCGCTGGCCGACTTTATCGAAGAAGGTCATTTCTCAACCCATATTCGTCGCTTGCGGCAAATATACAAGGAACGGCGCTACCTGCTGCAAAAGGCATTGGCACCCGTTACCAACGTCGGCGCTCGCCTGCCGCCTGCCGGCTCCGGCCTGCACCTGGTGGTGGAACTCCCCGCGGCGTGTGACGATGTTCGAGTTGCCGAATTGGCCGCAGAACAAGGCCTGCGCGTTTACCCGCTTTCCCATTACAGCGTGGGAGAAAAGCGCGAAAAAGGGCTGATTATCGGCTATGCCTATGCGTCCACGGACCGCATCACGACTTATGGCCGCATCCTTGCGGATGTGATTCAGGCGGCCCTGAGCAACTAATGTACTGATTCACTTTGCTTAAAATGAGCGCTCAACCCAGCGCGTCGCGAAGTCGGTACCACGTCATGCCCAGAACGAGCGCCGGCATACGCAACCGTTTTCCGCCAATGAAACTATGGTGTGGAATGCGCGCCATCAGATCAAGTCGCTCCGCTTGACCGCTGATAGCTTCGGCGACCATCTTGCCCGCCATGCCGGTGAGTGCCACGCCATGACCAGAGAAACCTTGCAGATAGAACACGTTCGGCGCCATCTGGCCGAAGTCCGGCGCTCGATTCATGGTGATGTCCACAAAACCGCCCCAGGCGAATTCCACCTTGGCATCTGCCAACTGGGGGAAAACCAACTGCATCCGTTTGTGCATGTCTTGCTTGAGGTTGGGCGGCGTCATGGTGCTGTAGCTCACCCGACCACCGAACAGCATGCGGTTGTCCGCTGAGAAGCGGAAGTAATCCAGCACGAAATTGGTGTCGCAAACCGCTGACTTGGTAGGGATCAGGCGTGCAACCAATTCCGGGTCCAACGGTTCGGTGGCGACGATGTAGGTACCCACCGGCATGATTCGACTCGCGAGCGAAGGCGCCAATTTCGGCGACACTTCGGGCAGGTACATGTTACCCGCCAGTACGACATAACGCGCCGTGATGCGGCCCTTGTCCGTATGCAGCACGGCAGGCTCTCCCTTGGTCATCGTGCGTACCGGTGTGTGTTCGCAGATCCGCACACCCAGACTGTGCGCCGCGCGCGCCAGGCCGAGCGTGTAGTTGAGCGGATGCAGATGCCCCGAACGCCGATCGTAATAACCGCTATGAAAGCGCGGACTATCGATCCACTGGTTCAGGTCAGCCGGTTCGATCCATTCGGCGTCCGAATCGTAGTGGTAGCGCTTCGCCATGGTTTCAAACCAGTCACGCAGGGCGACGCCTTTACGCTTACCGACGGCCACACCGAGAAAACCATCCACCAGATCGCAGTCGATATCGAACCGTTTGACCCGTTCGCGAACCAGATCGAGCGCTTCGATGGTGATGTCCCATGCCTGCTGAGCGGCTTCAAGCCCCAAAGCCTTTTCGATCACCGATTGATCGCAGGCAAGGCCAGCGATGATCTGCCCGCCGTTGCGGCCACTCGCGCCCCAACCGACGCTCTCGGCTTCCAGCACGATGACCGAATAGCCGCGGTCCGCCAGCTCAATGGCCGCAGACAAGCCGGCGAGCCCCCCACCGACGATGCACACATCCGCGGCAGCATCGCCATCCAGCGGAGGGTAGCTCGTATGCGCATGGGCACTGGCCGTGTAATAGGAGTTCTGAATCAGTTTTTGTTCGCAGGCGAGCATGGTGGGGTTCCGTTCAAGTTGAGGCACAGGCGGCTAGACGACCACAGAGCCAGGTCCAGATCATGGTCGATGCCGCATTGCTGGTCAGCTCGGCGTGATCGTACGGCGGGGCCACTTCGACAAGATCCATGCCTACCCAATTGAGATCGTGCCAACCTTCCAGCAAGGTCATGGCCTGCGCGGTAGTCAGTCCGCCCGGCTCCGGCGTGCCCGTTCCGGGGGCGAAGGCCGGATCGAAGACATCAATATCGAAGGACAGATAGACCGGCGGATTTCCGTTCTGCGCCAGACGTGCCCGCACCTCGTCGATGACATCCTGCAAACCGGCACCATCGCGCCCGCGCAATTCACGGGCCGTATAAATGCGACCGCCCTGATCGTTCACGAATTCACGCGCCTCGCGCACGCCCGATGAACGGATGCCGACCTGAACAAAGGCTTCCGGTATGACCAGCCCTTCTTTAAAGGCTTCATACACCCAGGTGCCATGACCGGAAGGCTCGCCGAAGTGGTCCGTCCAGGTATCGCAGTGGGCATCGAAATGGATGCAGGCCAGCGGTTGGCCGAAATGCGCACGATAGGCGCGCAACAACGGCAAGGTGATTGAATGATCGCCGCCGAGCCAGACCATTTCATGCCGATCCAGCAGTGCGCTCACTTGCGGCATCAAAGCGGCACGCATGCTCTCAAGACTCGTATTGGGAAGCAGCAAATCGCCCAGATCGACCAGTTTATCGAGCGGCGAGGTATCGAACAGCGGGTGGGTTGCGTCGCACAGCATCCGGCTGGCCTGACGAATCGCACCAGGCCCGAGACGCGATCCGGGACGATTGGTGACACTGCAATCCCAGGTCACACCGGCCACGGCAAACGGCTTGCCCGACTCGGAGGAGGACGGCGCATCCGGCGTAATCGGCAACCCGAGGAACCCGCCGGCAGACAAATAGGCAAACGTATGATTCATGGCGTCACTCCATTCAGATCGATCACAAATAATCCACGCACTACCGCTTATGCGGCGCACTTTTTTCTTCCCTGTCCGAACGGCGTCGAACAGGGTGTTAGATCAAAAAATTTGTTATCGAGCGCGTTGATTTCGGTAGGAACCTCTGATTAATTCAGAGGTTCCGTGCGGCACAAGGACGTGCCGCCATTTTCAATCACATACGTGATTGAAAATGAAGCAAAGCAAACGTCACGCCTTTTGCTTTGCTTGCTCTGAAAATTCCAGGATGGAATTATTCAAAGCTTCCAGTAGGATACTAACTCAGACATTGGTCCGATCAACAGGGCCATTTTGCACAAATAGATGGGGCCATTTGTGCCCAATAAAGGCCCGACATGCATTCGACCAACAATGCCCTGATTGCCTATGCAGAACGCCTGCTGAAAAGCGAGCGCCAACGGTATCTGCAACTGCACCCCACGTCGGCGCGACTGGCCGAAGAGGCCCGCCAACATTACCTTTATGGCGTACCGATGCACTGGATGAACGACTGGGGCACGCCCACGCCCCTGTTTGTGCGTGAAGCGCGGGGGGCGCACTTCACCTGTGCCGACAATATCGATTACACGGATTTCTGTCTGGGCGATACCGGTGCGATGTTCGGTCATAGCCCGGAACCGGTTGCCCGCGCGCTCGAAGAACAGGCAAGGCGGGGTTTTACCGCCATGCTGCCCGGCGTAAACACACCGGATGTGGGCGCGGCGCTGGCGGATCAGTTCGGCCTACCCTACTGGCAGCTCGCGACCACCGCAACCGACGCCAATCGCTTTGTACTGCGTTGGGCGCGGGCGGTCACCGGGCGAACCAAACTGCTGGTATTCGATGGCTGCTATCACGGCACCGTGGACGACACCTTGGTTGATTGTGTGGTCGATGCCGAGGATGGAAAGACAGTCAGCCAAACCGTCAGCAGGGCCAGCTTAATCGGACAAACCGTCGATCTCGGCCTCAATACCGTGGCGGTGGATTTCAACGACCTAGCGGCAGTGGAACGCGAACTCTCCAGCGGGGAAATCGCCTGCCTGCTCACCGAACCCGCACTCACCAACTGCGGTATGGTTCCGGCCCTGCCCGGGTTTATCGCCCGTCTGCGCGAGCTGACCACACGCTACGGTACCTTGCTGATTCTGGACGAGACCCATACCATTTCCAGCGGCCGCGGTGGCTGGGCGCGCAACGCCGGTATCGAGCCGGATTTCGTTGTCTTCGGCAAACCGATTGCCGGTGGATTGCCCGCAGCGGCCTATGGCTTCAGCGCGGTACTGGCCAAACGCATGCAAGCAGCCAAGGACGCAGCGCCACCCGGTCACTCCGGTATCGGCACGACCTTGTCCGGCAACATGCTGACCCTCGCTGCCCTGCATGCCACGCTCACCGAGGTCGCCACGCCAGCGGCCTACGAACATATGCTGACCCTCGCCGCGACCCTCGAACAGGGCTTGACTGCCTTGTTGGCACGCCATGCCCTGCCGTGGTGCATCACCCGAATCGGCGCACGGCTGGAATTGCAGTTCTGCCCAACCGCACCCGTCAATGCCCGAGAAGCCCGTGCCGCCCAGCAGGACGAACTGGAACACGCCATCCACCTCTACCTGCTCAATCGCGGCGTGCTGCTGACCCCGTTTCACAACATGATGCTGGTCTGTCCCGAGACCCGTCCGGCGGATATCGACAAGCTGCTCACGGTGCTCGACGACTGCCTGTCGACGTTGACAGCACACTAACCGGCGCAATCAACAAACGTCATCGAATCCTGCGACCGAGCTCGTTCAACGGCACTCAGGCGTCAGGTAACCGATCCGGCAAGACACGCCGTCGCGTCTGAATCAGCACGTAGCCACACAAGGCCACGCCCAAAGCGCCCACCAGCCAGATCAGTGCCTCGCTGGTGGAGGATTTCATGGCGACGCCAGCAAGCAACGGCCCGAAAATGGCGCTGGCGGTATAGGCCATGGAAATAAGCCGAACATTAACCGACAAATCCCCGTGACCGGCTTTGGTCGAAGCCACGATCGCCAACGTCAGATAACCGGTAATCGTGCCGCCCATCACAAAAAACGTAACGGCAAGACCGTTAAATCCCAGCGGAAAACTGGTCACAATCGCCATCAGGATGGTCATGCCAGCATTCACCAACACCGCAAATACGAGGCCACGGTGGTCGGCAAGCCAGCCCATGAGGTATTGCAATAGCAACCCGCCGAACCCGAAATAGGTCAGCAGGGTGACCATCTGGTCGGCACTAAGATCACGCCCTGCGCCGAAAATGGGGAACAGACCCGAGAACGCCGCTTCCGTGATACCGCCAATGGCCGCGGTTGCCACACCCAAAGCCAAAATGAGATTACGCGGCGACGGACCCTGACCTGAGGCGCGCTTGACCTGAACCATCTTGGCCCTCGGCGCCACGCCTGCAAACGCGAGCGGGATGAAGGCCATGCCAGTGAAGATCAAGCCCAGCACCAATGGCCCGGATCCTTCAATACCAACCCAATTCGTCGTTAGCGGGGCCACGATGGGCGCGATCCCGATCATGGTTTCGTGAAACCCGACCAAACGCCCCCGACCCTGCGTGGGGGTAATCCCGTACAACCAGGGTTCCAGACCAATCCAGCGCAAGCCCATGCCCAACCCGATCACGACCACCGCGGGCAACCATGCGTATGGCCCCACATTCAGCATGACCAGAAAACCGATCATGGTGACCAGCAAGCCCAAGGCGATAACCTTCGCATGCCCGAGGCGGACATTCAGTCGGGGTGCGATGGCCAAACCAATCAGCATTCCCAACCATTGGGCAGATACAAGCACCCCGAGCTCGGTGGCATTGAGCCCATGTTGCGCCAGCCAAACCGGCAACACCACGAACCCGATACCGAATTGCCCCAGTTGCGAGAATATCGAGACTACATTAAGCGCGGCCACCGTACCCCAGTCGATGGGGTGCTGCTGGGTCATGGAAACCTACCTCGGGACGGCTGCACAAGACAGTATTTCTTCGGGCACAGGGAAAGTCTGCCCTGCCGCAGTGCGACGCACGTCATTCAAATACGGAGCACAAGGCGGGCGTTGGCCGATGAAGACATGAATCGATTCGTGCAGCGACTCCTTGCCGTACTTTGATCACGCCAGTGAGACAATGGCTTCAATTTCAACCAGAACATCGCGCGGCAGACGGGCAACCTGCACGGCAGAACGGGCGGGGCGGTGATCGCCGAATGCCGCTTCGTACACGCCGTTCATTGCGACGAAATCCTGCAAGTCCTTGAGAAATACCGTGGTTTTGACCACTTGGGACAGCGTGCCGCCCGCCGCTTCGATCACCGCGCGCAGATTGTCGAACACCTGTTGGGTTTGTACCTTGATATCGCCCTCAACCAGCGTGCCATCGGCACGCAACGGGATTTGCCCCGAGGTAAAGAGCATTGTGCCGACAGCAATCGCCTGCGAATAAGGACCGATCGCGGCCGGTGCGTTAGAGGTCTGGATCTGCTTCATATTGTCTCCTGATGAATGGTTTGGCCCGAATACTCGAATCGGGCCCGTTTAACGTGACATAACAATTC
This region of Halothiobacillus neapolitanus c2 genomic DNA includes:
- a CDS encoding gamma-glutamyl-gamma-aminobutyrate hydrolase family protein produces the protein MIYRSKPVVLMAADMRQIDGQTFHAVGHKYVAAVAEAAQAVPLAIPALGSNSELEALIALADGILLPGAISNVHPSHFGEDVLNPSLPLDPARDSTTLRLIDAAVTSGVPLLGICRGFQEINVAFGGSLHQAVHDTEGFADHREVDSPVAQEQYGPRHLVSTVPGGLLAEITGRSEFMVNSLHGQGIARLGSGLVAEAYAPDGLIEAIRISDAKAFALAVQWHPEWDVLNNPPYLSIFRVFGAACRERAASRSAK
- a CDS encoding glutamine synthetase family protein — encoded protein: MIERKDFSHKDMDQWLAAHNVTEIECLVPDLTGVARGKILPREKFTAERAMRLPEAVLGVTVTGESPENRPAYDNVFGFTDKDMVLVPDPGTVRLVPWAVDPTAQVIMDCLFHDGTPVDFAPRNVLRKVTELYKSMGWSPIVAPELEFYLLARNTDPNQPLVPPIGRSGRAETSRQLYSIDAVNEFDPLFEEIYEYCDIMGLELDTLIHEFGAGQMEINFLHDDPMVLADKVFFFKRTLREAALRHNMYATFMAKPMANEPGSAMHIHQSVLDTGTGQNIFSNPDGSESPLFQQYIAGLQKYLPAAMALLAPYVNSYRRIVRGGAAPINIEWGYDNRTVGIRVPHSGPEARRVENRVVGADANPYLAMAVTLACGYLGIVEKLQPSAVTTGSAYDSNYQLPRELSEALRQLDASKPLREVLGDNFIDVYVAVKETEHEEFMRVISPWEREHLLMHV
- the speB gene encoding agmatinase, which codes for MNHTFAYLSAGGFLGLPITPDAPSSSESGKPFAVAGVTWDCSVTNRPGSRLGPGAIRQASRMLCDATHPLFDTSPLDKLVDLGDLLLPNTSLESMRAALMPQVSALLDRHEMVWLGGDHSITLPLLRAYRAHFGQPLACIHFDAHCDTWTDHFGEPSGHGTWVYEAFKEGLVIPEAFVQVGIRSSGVREAREFVNDQGGRIYTARELRGRDGAGLQDVIDEVRARLAQNGNPPVYLSFDIDVFDPAFAPGTGTPEPGGLTTAQAMTLLEGWHDLNWVGMDLVEVAPPYDHAELTSNAASTMIWTWLCGRLAACAST
- a CDS encoding RidA family protein, whose protein sequence is MKQIQTSNAPAAIGPYSQAIAVGTMLFTSGQIPLRADGTLVEGDIKVQTQQVFDNLRAVIEAAGGTLSQVVKTTVFLKDLQDFVAMNGVYEAAFGDHRPARSAVQVARLPRDVLVEIEAIVSLA
- a CDS encoding PLP-dependent aminotransferase family protein: MESLTISEWLLTELKQGRFPPRMPSHRRVYEAIRRAIATQHLTPGARLPSTRSLAEELSLSRNTLLAAFEQLHEEGYVVSRIGSGTRVAATLPESFVPMRASGATTDAEPPMNTSGRNTSGLSKRGAIVAGPSDQPSYEVQPFTPGEDDFSAFPTQIWRRLLNRQWRDPQPAFLDYGHAGGHLPLRHAIANYLRMSRTVNLTVEQVLITSGTQQSIDLCARMLTDYGDRVWVENPCYWGARRVLEVNGLSLHPVPVDDEGMAPGNTDFRNPPRLIYTTPSHQYPKGVAMSYGRRRLLLDYAASRGAWILEDDYDSEFRFEGRPLSSLQGMDQSGCVLYMGTFSKVMYPGIKLGYIVVPPELAERFKRGLYELQRPGQVVIQAALADFIEEGHFSTHIRRLRQIYKERRYLLQKALAPVTNVGARLPPAGSGLHLVVELPAACDDVRVAELAAEQGLRVYPLSHYSVGEKREKGLIIGYAYASTDRITTYGRILADVIQAALSN
- a CDS encoding aspartate aminotransferase family protein; translation: MHSTNNALIAYAERLLKSERQRYLQLHPTSARLAEEARQHYLYGVPMHWMNDWGTPTPLFVREARGAHFTCADNIDYTDFCLGDTGAMFGHSPEPVARALEEQARRGFTAMLPGVNTPDVGAALADQFGLPYWQLATTATDANRFVLRWARAVTGRTKLLVFDGCYHGTVDDTLVDCVVDAEDGKTVSQTVSRASLIGQTVDLGLNTVAVDFNDLAAVERELSSGEIACLLTEPALTNCGMVPALPGFIARLRELTTRYGTLLILDETHTISSGRGGWARNAGIEPDFVVFGKPIAGGLPAAAYGFSAVLAKRMQAAKDAAPPGHSGIGTTLSGNMLTLAALHATLTEVATPAAYEHMLTLAATLEQGLTALLARHALPWCITRIGARLELQFCPTAPVNAREARAAQQDELEHAIHLYLLNRGVLLTPFHNMMLVCPETRPADIDKLLTVLDDCLSTLTAH
- a CDS encoding MFS transporter, encoding MTQQHPIDWGTVAALNVVSIFSQLGQFGIGFVVLPVWLAQHGLNATELGVLVSAQWLGMLIGLAIAPRLNVRLGHAKVIALGLLVTMIGFLVMLNVGPYAWLPAVVVIGLGMGLRWIGLEPWLYGITPTQGRGRLVGFHETMIGIAPIVAPLTTNWVGIEGSGPLVLGLIFTGMAFIPLAFAGVAPRAKMVQVKRASGQGPSPRNLILALGVATAAIGGITEAAFSGLFPIFGAGRDLSADQMVTLLTYFGFGGLLLQYLMGWLADHRGLVFAVLVNAGMTILMAIVTSFPLGFNGLAVTFFVMGGTITGYLTLAIVASTKAGHGDLSVNVRLISMAYTASAIFGPLLAGVAMKSSTSEALIWLVGALGVALCGYVLIQTRRRVLPDRLPDA
- a CDS encoding NAD(P)/FAD-dependent oxidoreductase, giving the protein MLACEQKLIQNSYYTASAHAHTSYPPLDGDAAADVCIVGGGLAGLSAAIELADRGYSVIVLEAESVGWGASGRNGGQIIAGLACDQSVIEKALGLEAAQQAWDITIEALDLVRERVKRFDIDCDLVDGFLGVAVGKRKGVALRDWFETMAKRYHYDSDAEWIEPADLNQWIDSPRFHSGYYDRRSGHLHPLNYTLGLARAAHSLGVRICEHTPVRTMTKGEPAVLHTDKGRITARYVVLAGNMYLPEVSPKLAPSLASRIMPVGTYIVATEPLDPELVARLIPTKSAVCDTNFVLDYFRFSADNRMLFGGRVSYSTMTPPNLKQDMHKRMQLVFPQLADAKVEFAWGGFVDITMNRAPDFGQMAPNVFYLQGFSGHGVALTGMAGKMVAEAISGQAERLDLMARIPHHSFIGGKRLRMPALVLGMTWYRLRDALG
- a CDS encoding aspartate aminotransferase family protein codes for the protein MSAPTRAKTDEIQALDSAHYMHPFTNHKSLANKGARVITRGEGVYVWDSEGNKIFDGMSGLWCVNVGYGRKELVDAAAQQMQVLPYYNSFFQTTNEPATKLAERIVSLAGDRFSHVFFSSSGSESNDTNVRMVRHYWATLGHPERSIIISRKNAYHGSTVCGSSLGGMTGMHAQGGLPVPGIEHIEQPYHFDLAPDQDKDAFGIEAAGWLEQKILEVGPEKVAAFIGEPVQGAGGVIIPPKTYWPEIQRICDKYGILLICDEVICGFGRLGAWFSSEMMGAKPDLITFAKGVTSGYIPLGGVVVGKRVAEVLIEKGGEFNHGYTYSGHPVACAVALANLDIIEREGLVERVHEVTGPYLAERFAELSDHPLVAAPETFGMVGGFVLMKDKAEKQPFDASLEVGMICRDHCFANGLIMRAVGDRMIIAPPLVCTKSDIDELINRVRICLDATLKDIQSRGWMDAAHSAEVTA